Proteins encoded within one genomic window of Bradyrhizobium sp. CB1717:
- the panC gene encoding pantoate--beta-alanine ligase, with amino-acid sequence MQVITKVAELRRALADVRNADKRIGFVPTMGYLHDGHLALISASRGHCDVTVVSIFVNPTQFGPNEDLSKYPRDFARDEALCRSAGVSIIFAPSAEEIYPAQFESFVEPGELAKPLCGAFRPGHFRGVATVVCKLFNMVQPDVAYFGQKDFQQCAVIRRMTVDLNLPIEIVTVPTVREPDGLAMSSRNRYLSPEERGRSIAISRGLFAAAQEFASGERDAGTLIALATKHLELVDRLQYLELVDTGTLRAAESPLRFPAALCVAAYVGSTRLIDNVVLSLSTS; translated from the coding sequence ATGCAAGTAATTACGAAGGTCGCTGAGCTGCGTCGCGCCCTTGCAGATGTTCGCAATGCCGATAAGCGCATCGGATTCGTTCCGACGATGGGGTACCTGCACGACGGCCACCTGGCCCTGATCTCGGCTAGCCGGGGACACTGTGACGTGACTGTCGTCAGCATCTTCGTCAACCCTACTCAGTTCGGCCCAAATGAGGATCTCAGCAAGTACCCTCGCGACTTCGCGCGCGATGAAGCGTTGTGCCGCAGTGCCGGGGTCTCCATCATCTTCGCACCCAGTGCAGAGGAGATCTATCCGGCTCAGTTTGAGAGCTTTGTCGAGCCGGGCGAACTCGCAAAACCGCTCTGCGGAGCCTTCAGACCTGGGCATTTTCGTGGTGTAGCGACTGTCGTCTGCAAGCTATTCAACATGGTGCAGCCGGACGTCGCGTACTTTGGACAGAAGGATTTTCAGCAATGCGCTGTGATACGCCGCATGACGGTTGATCTGAATCTTCCGATCGAGATTGTCACTGTGCCAACCGTTCGGGAGCCAGATGGGCTGGCAATGAGCAGTCGCAACCGTTATCTCAGCCCGGAAGAACGTGGTCGCAGCATTGCGATCAGCCGTGGCTTGTTCGCCGCAGCACAAGAGTTTGCCTCAGGGGAGCGCGACGCGGGAACGCTGATTGCGCTTGCAACAAAGCATTTGGAATTGGTCGATCGACTGCAGTACCTTGAGCTTGTCGACACTGGGACTCTAAGGGCTGCCGAGAGCCCTCTGCGCTTTCCGGCGGCGCTCTGTGTCGCAGCGTACGTCGGCTCGACTCGGTTGATCGACAATGTAGTCCTGTCCTTGTCGACATCGTAG
- the panB gene encoding 3-methyl-2-oxobutanoate hydroxymethyltransferase has translation MSHNSEQPLERVTIPALQQWKDKGRRVVMTTAYDAVAARIADPIVDIILVGDSVGNVCLGFDNTLPVSVAMMNHHLEAVARTRPHALLVADMPFLSFHVGSEDTIRNAGGFLQRGADAVKLEGGAKRIEMVRALVDCEIPVMGHLGLTPQSVNVMGGFKVQGRTTDTALRLLDDAHRLQEAGCFALVLEGIPAELAARATEFLTIPTIGIGAGPDCSGQVLVFHDVLGLTEGHRPKFVRTYANGFQLFQEALSRWAADIRKGAFPGSEECYRLPDQLRHAVANWAPSNSTTR, from the coding sequence ATGAGCCACAATTCAGAGCAGCCTCTAGAGCGTGTCACGATTCCGGCATTGCAGCAGTGGAAAGATAAAGGCCGGCGTGTCGTGATGACCACCGCCTACGATGCGGTTGCGGCGCGCATCGCGGATCCCATTGTCGACATCATCCTGGTCGGCGATAGTGTTGGAAACGTCTGCCTGGGATTCGACAACACGCTGCCCGTCAGCGTGGCCATGATGAATCATCACCTGGAGGCCGTTGCGCGCACGAGGCCTCATGCCCTGCTTGTGGCCGACATGCCCTTTCTAAGCTTTCATGTCGGTTCTGAAGATACGATTCGCAATGCCGGAGGTTTCCTGCAGCGTGGCGCCGATGCTGTGAAACTCGAGGGGGGCGCCAAACGCATCGAGATGGTACGCGCCTTGGTCGATTGCGAAATTCCTGTGATGGGACATCTCGGTCTGACCCCACAAAGCGTCAACGTCATGGGTGGATTCAAGGTGCAGGGACGGACAACGGACACCGCCTTGCGGCTGCTCGATGACGCGCACCGTCTGCAGGAAGCCGGCTGCTTCGCGCTGGTCCTGGAGGGCATTCCTGCCGAGCTCGCGGCGCGAGCGACCGAATTTCTCACGATACCTACCATCGGGATCGGAGCAGGACCCGATTGCTCGGGCCAAGTGCTCGTGTTTCATGATGTCTTGGGGCTGACCGAAGGCCATCGCCCCAAATTCGTTCGTACCTATGCAAATGGATTCCAGCTGTTCCAGGAGGCGCTGTCGCGCTGGGCTGCCGATATCCGCAAAGGTGCATTCCCAGGCTCAGAGGAGTGCTATCGGCTTCCTGATCAGCTTCGGCATGCCGTCGCCAACTGGGCGCCCTCCAATTCAACCACAAGGTAA
- a CDS encoding adenosylmethionine--8-amino-7-oxononanoate transaminase, with product MKIAKRSPIWHPFTQHALQRDMTKLLRGEGAYLYTEDGRRLIDAISSWWVVTHGHCHPCIVNAVREQAGKLDQVIFAGYTHDPAEQVATELLKVTSPALEHVFFSDSGSTSVEVALKMALGYWHNTGRQRTQIVVMQHSYHGDTIGAMSVGSRGVFNAAYGALMFEVTSIPFPARGREQITLDALENACRNEHPAAFIVEPLILGAGGMLMYSPSVLREMKRICEAFDVLFIADEVMTGWGRTGTLFACEQAGVTPDIACYSKGLTAGALPLAVTLCRADIFDAHYSQDRTRTFFHSSSYTANPVACAAAKANLELWQDEEYRRRLASLASMQEQALAPFRTDSRFANVRRTGTVTALELNTSDAGYLADIGLKLLAFFQARNLLLRPLGNTIYVMPPYCVTAADLDEIYAAIRDAADLLM from the coding sequence ATGAAGATAGCCAAGAGGTCGCCGATCTGGCACCCGTTCACGCAACATGCTCTACAGCGGGACATGACGAAGCTGCTGCGGGGGGAGGGGGCTTATCTCTACACCGAAGATGGCCGACGCCTTATCGATGCAATCTCTTCCTGGTGGGTCGTGACCCACGGCCATTGCCATCCATGCATCGTGAACGCGGTTCGGGAACAGGCAGGCAAGCTCGATCAGGTCATCTTCGCCGGATACACTCACGATCCGGCTGAGCAAGTTGCGACGGAACTATTGAAGGTCACCTCGCCGGCGCTGGAGCATGTGTTCTTCTCCGATAGCGGGTCGACCAGCGTCGAAGTCGCGCTGAAAATGGCGCTCGGCTACTGGCACAACACCGGAAGACAGCGAACCCAAATTGTGGTGATGCAGCACTCGTACCATGGCGACACGATCGGGGCGATGTCGGTAGGTAGCCGTGGCGTCTTCAATGCGGCCTACGGGGCGCTGATGTTCGAGGTGACCTCGATTCCGTTCCCGGCAAGAGGTCGTGAGCAAATAACGCTCGATGCGCTTGAAAACGCGTGCCGAAACGAACATCCCGCAGCCTTTATCGTGGAGCCCCTGATATTGGGCGCCGGTGGAATGCTGATGTATTCTCCCTCGGTGCTAAGAGAGATGAAGCGGATCTGCGAAGCCTTCGACGTCCTGTTCATTGCGGACGAGGTCATGACCGGGTGGGGCCGGACGGGTACCTTGTTTGCGTGCGAGCAGGCCGGTGTCACGCCCGATATTGCCTGCTATTCGAAAGGCCTCACGGCTGGGGCGCTGCCGCTCGCCGTCACACTCTGTCGTGCCGATATTTTTGATGCGCATTATTCTCAAGATCGCACGCGTACGTTTTTTCATTCGAGCTCATATACAGCCAATCCAGTGGCTTGTGCCGCCGCCAAGGCAAATCTGGAGCTGTGGCAGGACGAGGAATATCGCCGGCGGCTGGCATCCTTGGCCAGCATGCAAGAACAGGCACTCGCGCCATTCCGCACCGATTCACGGTTCGCAAACGTCCGACGCACAGGAACAGTCACAGCGCTTGAACTCAACACGAGCGATGCTGGCTATCTGGCGGACATCGGGCTGAAGCTTTTGGCTTTCTTCCAAGCGCGGAATCTGCTGTTACGCCCACTCGGTAACACGATCTATGTGATGCCGCCTTACTGCGTTACGGCCGCCGACCTTGATGAGATCTATGCTGCAATACGTGACGCTGCTGACTTGCTGATGTGA
- the bioD gene encoding dethiobiotin synthase yields the protein MNKRIVVTGTDTGVGKTVFSAGLAGLLGANYWKPVQAGLEQETDSECVRRLGGLSSDRIVTELYRLRTPASPHYSAESDGIRVDTETLRLPDSGERQLVIEGAGGLMVPLTARTLYIDIFERWQLPVVLCARTGLGTINHSLLSIEALRKRQIRILGVAFIGERNAETESAICEMGRVRWLGRLPWLVPLTDERLQAAFKDSFVSSDFLNL from the coding sequence ATGAATAAGCGGATCGTCGTGACTGGTACGGACACCGGGGTCGGCAAAACGGTATTTTCCGCAGGGCTCGCCGGCCTTCTCGGCGCGAATTACTGGAAGCCGGTCCAGGCTGGACTCGAACAAGAGACCGACTCCGAGTGCGTCCGCCGCCTCGGCGGCCTCTCGTCCGATCGCATTGTCACCGAGCTCTATCGACTTCGGACGCCTGCGTCGCCCCATTACTCTGCGGAGAGCGACGGCATTCGCGTAGATACAGAGACGCTTCGACTGCCGGACAGCGGCGAACGGCAACTCGTAATCGAGGGCGCCGGCGGACTCATGGTGCCGCTGACAGCGCGCACTCTTTACATCGACATTTTCGAGCGCTGGCAGCTTCCCGTCGTGCTTTGCGCAAGGACGGGACTGGGCACAATCAATCACTCCCTGCTCTCCATAGAGGCTCTGCGGAAGCGTCAGATTCGAATCCTTGGAGTTGCGTTCATTGGCGAAAGAAACGCCGAAACTGAAAGCGCGATTTGCGAGATGGGGAGAGTGCGTTGGTTGGGACGGCTCCCGTGGCTTGTTCCCCTCACGGACGAAAGGCTGCAGGCCGCTTTCAAAGACTCCTTTGTTAGCAGTGATTTCCTGAACCTATGA
- a CDS encoding 8-amino-7-oxononanoate synthase: MRSIQTARLSPYVAALNGLNEDKRLRCLKPRVGIDFASNDYLALGSDPRIKKAVVAALEAGTPVGAGGSRLLRGNCEEHERLETEAAQFFGAEAALFFGGGYIANFALLTTLPQRGDLLVLDSLVHASIHEGARAGRAECRIHAHNDPQSVEDAIRDWRTKGGAGRVWIVAESLYSMDGDFAPLEELVAIADRQDAFLIVDEAHATGAYGHQGRGLTAPYDMRENLIVVHTCGKALGAAGALVTASGILRDFMVNRCRPFIFATAPSPLMAVAVREALLVLQKEPERQRRLAKLVAFAHRQITSLGLRTPSTSQIVPYIVGDNAHAMRLATALQARGFDIRGIRPPTVPAGTARLRISLTLNVGEADVRAMLDALVEVTRAHFNE; this comes from the coding sequence ATGCGGTCAATCCAAACAGCTAGACTTAGTCCCTACGTCGCAGCGTTGAATGGCTTGAACGAAGATAAACGGCTGCGCTGCCTCAAGCCGCGCGTGGGGATCGATTTCGCATCCAACGACTATCTCGCACTCGGGAGCGACCCGCGCATCAAAAAGGCGGTGGTCGCCGCGCTCGAGGCGGGCACTCCGGTTGGAGCCGGCGGGTCGCGGCTGCTGCGCGGCAATTGCGAGGAGCATGAACGGCTCGAAACGGAAGCGGCTCAGTTCTTTGGCGCGGAGGCCGCCCTTTTCTTTGGAGGCGGCTATATCGCAAATTTTGCCCTCCTGACAACGCTGCCGCAGCGCGGCGATCTGCTGGTTCTCGATTCGCTCGTGCACGCTAGTATTCACGAGGGGGCGCGGGCCGGCCGCGCAGAGTGTCGAATTCACGCGCACAATGATCCCCAGTCGGTCGAAGACGCAATTCGCGACTGGCGAACCAAAGGTGGGGCGGGCCGCGTCTGGATTGTGGCGGAAAGTCTCTACAGTATGGATGGCGACTTCGCTCCACTCGAAGAGCTGGTGGCAATCGCCGATCGCCAAGACGCGTTTCTGATCGTGGATGAGGCTCATGCCACAGGCGCTTACGGGCATCAGGGACGAGGGCTCACGGCCCCTTATGACATGCGTGAAAATCTGATCGTCGTTCATACCTGCGGCAAAGCGCTCGGTGCGGCGGGTGCACTTGTTACGGCCTCCGGCATCTTGCGCGATTTCATGGTCAACCGCTGCCGTCCGTTTATTTTTGCCACCGCTCCATCACCATTGATGGCGGTTGCCGTTCGAGAGGCACTCCTCGTCCTGCAGAAAGAGCCGGAGCGGCAGCGACGGCTGGCCAAACTCGTCGCGTTTGCGCATCGGCAGATCACCTCGCTCGGTTTGCGCACACCATCGACCTCTCAGATCGTGCCGTACATCGTAGGTGATAATGCTCATGCAATGCGACTTGCCACTGCTCTGCAGGCGCGCGGCTTCGATATCCGCGGAATTCGGCCGCCAACCGTCCCTGCAGGCACTGCCCGCTTGCGAATTTCGTTGACACTCAATGTCGGGGAAGCGGACGTGCGCGCAATGCTCGATGCGCTGGTTGAGGTGACGAGGGCTCATTTTAATGAATAA
- the panD gene encoding aspartate 1-decarboxylase, with the protein MQITLMKGKIHRASVTEADLHYEGSISIDRALLEAAGMVINERVEIYNVETGARFATYVIEAPPRSGTISLNGAAARLAMPGDKIIIVAYASFDEAEAKIFKPRIVRVDGDNRILAS; encoded by the coding sequence ATGCAGATAACTTTGATGAAGGGCAAAATCCATCGCGCCTCAGTGACCGAAGCTGACCTGCACTATGAAGGCTCGATCTCGATAGATCGTGCGCTCCTGGAGGCAGCGGGAATGGTGATCAACGAGCGCGTCGAAATCTACAATGTCGAAACAGGAGCGCGCTTTGCCACCTACGTGATCGAGGCGCCGCCGAGGTCTGGCACGATAAGCCTGAACGGTGCGGCCGCACGGCTGGCGATGCCCGGAGACAAGATCATTATCGTTGCATATGCCTCATTCGACGAGGCCGAAGCAAAGATATTCAAGCCACGCATTGTGCGTGTGGACGGAGACAATCGCATCCTGGCAAGTTGA
- the bioB gene encoding biotin synthase BioB translates to MDAAAQVQRKEASNGAQVRNNWNVEEAKALYDLPFADLMLQAQRAHRKNFDPNHVETASLLSIKTGGCPEDCGYCSQSAYYETGLKATRLMRCPDVIAIAQRAKDAGATRFCMAAAWRTPKDRDLDSVCDMVNAVKGLGMETCVTLGMLTPKQAARLAEAGLDFYNHNVDTSPEFYSKIITTRSLQDRIDTLAHVRDAGIKICCGGIIGMGERVEDRLGMLVLLANLPSHPESVPINLWNKIEGVPVEDTAEPPDPIALVRLLATARIMMPRSVVRLSAGRQYMTDELQALCFLAGANSIFIGDVLLTTKNPKVDRDAHLLARLGITSGLA, encoded by the coding sequence ATGGATGCTGCGGCGCAAGTCCAGCGGAAGGAAGCAAGCAACGGGGCGCAGGTTCGTAACAATTGGAACGTCGAAGAGGCTAAGGCGCTCTACGACCTTCCTTTTGCCGACCTGATGCTTCAGGCGCAGCGCGCTCATCGCAAGAACTTCGATCCAAACCACGTCGAAACCGCGAGCCTGCTCAGCATCAAGACCGGCGGCTGTCCGGAAGACTGCGGATACTGCTCGCAAAGCGCGTATTACGAGACCGGCCTGAAAGCCACCCGTCTGATGCGTTGCCCAGATGTGATTGCGATTGCGCAGCGCGCGAAGGATGCCGGCGCCACGCGCTTCTGCATGGCCGCGGCCTGGCGCACGCCAAAAGATCGCGATCTTGATTCCGTCTGCGACATGGTCAACGCGGTCAAAGGACTCGGCATGGAAACGTGCGTCACGCTGGGCATGCTGACGCCGAAGCAGGCCGCGCGCCTCGCCGAGGCCGGCCTTGACTTCTACAATCACAACGTCGACACATCGCCCGAGTTTTACAGCAAGATCATCACCACCCGCAGCCTGCAGGACCGCATCGATACACTGGCGCATGTGCGCGATGCCGGCATTAAGATCTGCTGCGGCGGGATTATCGGGATGGGCGAGCGCGTCGAGGACCGCCTAGGTATGCTCGTGCTGCTCGCCAACCTTCCCAGCCATCCCGAAAGTGTGCCGATCAACTTGTGGAACAAGATCGAGGGCGTGCCGGTGGAAGACACCGCGGAGCCTCCCGATCCGATCGCGCTGGTCCGGCTGCTGGCGACCGCGCGGATCATGATGCCGAGGAGTGTGGTTCGCTTGTCCGCCGGGCGGCAATACATGACCGATGAATTGCAGGCGCTTTGCTTCTTGGCCGGCGCAAATTCAATATTCATCGGCGATGTGCTCTTGACCACCAAAAACCCGAAAGTTGATCGCGATGCGCATCTCCTGGCCCGGCTCGGCATCACGTCCGGGCTCGCCTGA
- a CDS encoding GntR family transcriptional regulator yields the protein MITADNVTTVARIADSIAERIISGALEPGAPLRQDHVAREFNSSHVPVREAFRELQAQHLVVAVPRRGVRVAPLDTRSVKEIAEMRAALEVVALRHSAPRLTTAHLARIELALIEGDNAKTIEEFETANRAFHQALVAPCGMPRLLASLDGLQLANSRLVFAMARTVGWRPRSNQDHRLILQALRTRNIDQACNLLTRHIQTIERLTLPAS from the coding sequence ATGATCACTGCTGACAACGTTACGACGGTGGCGCGCATCGCGGACTCAATCGCTGAGCGCATTATCAGCGGCGCCTTAGAGCCAGGCGCGCCACTCCGTCAGGATCACGTTGCACGAGAATTCAATTCCAGCCACGTCCCCGTGCGCGAGGCCTTTCGGGAGTTGCAGGCACAACATCTTGTTGTCGCTGTGCCGCGTCGCGGTGTTCGGGTTGCCCCGCTCGATACCCGTTCAGTGAAGGAGATCGCCGAAATGCGCGCCGCGCTCGAAGTGGTGGCATTGCGCCATTCGGCGCCAAGGCTCACGACAGCTCATTTGGCTCGGATCGAGCTCGCCTTGATCGAAGGAGACAATGCAAAGACGATCGAGGAGTTTGAGACGGCCAACCGCGCCTTTCACCAAGCCTTGGTCGCGCCGTGTGGAATGCCGCGTCTGCTCGCGAGCCTCGATGGGCTGCAGCTTGCCAATTCTCGATTGGTGTTCGCGATGGCGCGAACGGTGGGCTGGCGACCGCGCTCCAATCAAGATCACCGCCTGATTCTGCAGGCCTTGCGAACGCGCAACATCGATCAAGCCTGTAACCTACTTACGCGGCACATTCAAACCATTGAGCGCCTTACCCTTCCGGCGTCCTAA
- a CDS encoding Dabb family protein, giving the protein MIRHIVFFSAKDEAHIDQIIEGLSLLTTIPHARRLEVARNRKTDQLGNDIDIVVYGEFDSEAELAAYKAHDLYQESIKRVRPLRELRFAADYNVSIDTPFASTAG; this is encoded by the coding sequence ATGATTCGTCACATCGTCTTCTTCAGCGCCAAGGACGAGGCGCATATCGATCAGATCATCGAAGGTCTTTCGCTTCTCACCACGATACCACATGCGCGCCGGCTTGAGGTTGCCCGCAACCGCAAGACCGATCAACTCGGCAACGATATCGACATCGTGGTCTATGGTGAGTTCGACAGCGAGGCGGAGCTCGCGGCGTACAAAGCGCACGATCTCTACCAGGAATCGATTAAACGGGTCCGACCTCTCCGCGAGCTGCGGTTTGCGGCCGACTACAATGTATCAATAGATACCCCTTTCGCCTCCACGGCAGGATGA